Proteins from one Salmonella bongori NCTC 12419 genomic window:
- the alaC gene encoding alanine transaminase, translating into MADFRPERRFTRIDRLPPYVFNITAELKMAARRRGEDIIDFSMGNPDGATPPHIVEKLCTVAQRPDTHGYSTSRGIPRLRRAISHWYQERYDVDIDPETEAIVTIGSKEGLAHLMLATLDHGDTVLVPNPSYPIHIYGAVIAGAQVRSVPLVEGVDFFNELERAIRESYPKPKMMILGFPSNPTAQCVELEFFEKVVALAKRYDVLVVHDLAYADIVYDGWKAPSIMQVPGARDVAVEFFTLSKSYNMAGWRIGFMVGNKTLVSALARIKSYHDYGTFTPLQVAAIAALEGDQQCVRDIAAQYKRRRDVLVKGLHEAGWMVEMPKASMYVWAKIPAQYAAMGSLEFAKKLLNEAKVCVSPGIGFGDYGDTHVRFALIENRDRIRQAVRGIKAMFRADGLLPAHSRPAEARAE; encoded by the coding sequence ATGGCTGACTTCCGCCCTGAACGTCGCTTTACGCGTATCGATCGCCTTCCACCCTATGTTTTTAACATCACCGCTGAACTCAAAATGGCTGCGCGTCGGCGCGGTGAAGATATTATTGATTTCAGTATGGGTAATCCTGATGGCGCAACCCCGCCTCACATTGTCGAAAAACTTTGCACCGTCGCGCAGCGTCCGGATACGCATGGTTATTCAACGTCTCGCGGGATACCGCGTTTACGCCGCGCAATTTCTCACTGGTATCAGGAACGTTATGATGTCGATATCGATCCGGAAACCGAAGCGATTGTGACCATCGGCTCTAAAGAGGGGCTGGCGCATCTGATGTTAGCGACGCTGGATCATGGCGATACAGTACTGGTGCCGAATCCCAGTTACCCGATTCATATTTATGGCGCCGTTATCGCCGGAGCGCAGGTGCGTTCGGTTCCTTTAGTGGAGGGCGTTGATTTCTTCAACGAGCTGGAGCGTGCCATCCGCGAAAGTTATCCGAAACCGAAGATGATGATTCTTGGGTTTCCGTCTAACCCAACGGCCCAGTGCGTCGAGCTGGAATTTTTTGAAAAAGTGGTCGCTCTGGCTAAACGTTATGATGTGTTGGTAGTGCACGATCTGGCTTATGCCGACATCGTATACGACGGCTGGAAAGCACCATCGATTATGCAGGTCCCCGGCGCGCGTGACGTGGCGGTCGAATTTTTCACCCTGTCGAAAAGTTATAATATGGCAGGCTGGCGTATCGGGTTTATGGTGGGAAATAAAACCCTGGTCAGCGCGCTGGCGCGAATCAAAAGTTATCACGATTATGGTACGTTTACCCCGCTTCAGGTGGCGGCTATCGCTGCTCTGGAAGGCGATCAGCAATGTGTGCGCGATATCGCAGCACAGTATAAACGTCGCCGTGATGTGCTGGTAAAAGGGCTGCATGAGGCGGGCTGGATGGTTGAAATGCCGAAAGCCTCAATGTATGTCTGGGCGAAAATTCCTGCGCAATATGCGGCAATGGGCTCGCTTGAGTTTGCTAAAAAGCTATTGAATGAGGCGAAGGTATGCGTTTCGCCAGGGATAGGCTTTGGTGACTATGGCGACACGCATGTACGTTTTGCATTAATAGAGAATCGCGATCGTATTCGGCAAGCCGTCAGAGGAATTAAAGCGATGTTTCGTGCCGATGGCCTGTTACCGGCGCATTCCAGACCCGCTGAAGCGCGTGCGGAATAG
- the ypdE gene encoding aminopeptidase has protein sequence MDLSLLKALCEADAIAASEQEVRQILLDEADRLHKEVRFDGLGSVLIRLNVSDGPKVMICAHMDEVGFIVRSISTAGAIDVLPVGNVRMAARQLQPVRITTREECKIPGLLDGDRNGNEVSGLRVDIGARSCDEVIEAGVRPGDRVTFDSAFQVLPHQRVMGKAFDDRLGCYLLIALLREWYDAELPAEIWLAASSSEEVGLRGGQTAARAVAPDLAIVLDTACWAKNFDYGAANHRQIGKGPMLVLSDKSLIAPPKLTAWIENVAAQAGIPLQLDMFSNGGTDGGAVHVSGTGVPTVVLGPATRYGHCAASIADCRDILQTQQLLSALITDLTRDTVARLTDFRC, from the coding sequence ATGGATTTATCGCTATTAAAAGCGCTATGCGAGGCGGATGCGATCGCCGCGTCAGAACAGGAGGTTCGTCAGATCTTACTTGACGAAGCAGATCGCCTGCATAAAGAGGTGCGCTTCGATGGCTTAGGATCGGTACTGATCCGGCTTAATGTCTCGGATGGTCCGAAAGTCATGATCTGCGCGCACATGGATGAAGTGGGATTTATCGTGCGCAGTATTTCCACCGCGGGGGCGATTGATGTGCTGCCAGTAGGCAATGTACGGATGGCGGCGCGGCAGCTCCAGCCGGTCCGTATCACCACGCGGGAGGAATGCAAAATCCCCGGCCTGCTTGACGGCGATCGCAACGGTAATGAGGTGAGTGGATTGCGGGTAGATATCGGCGCGCGTTCCTGTGACGAGGTGATAGAGGCGGGAGTTCGTCCTGGTGATCGTGTGACGTTTGATAGCGCGTTTCAGGTGCTGCCGCATCAGCGGGTGATGGGCAAAGCTTTTGATGACCGACTGGGGTGTTATCTGCTGATAGCCTTGCTGCGTGAATGGTATGACGCGGAGTTACCGGCGGAGATCTGGCTGGCAGCCAGTTCCAGCGAAGAGGTGGGATTACGCGGCGGTCAAACGGCGGCCCGCGCCGTTGCGCCGGATTTAGCCATTGTGCTGGATACCGCCTGTTGGGCGAAAAATTTTGACTATGGTGCGGCTAATCATCGGCAAATTGGTAAGGGGCCAATGCTGGTGCTCAGCGATAAATCGCTTATAGCGCCGCCAAAACTGACCGCCTGGATTGAGAACGTTGCGGCGCAGGCGGGGATACCGCTACAGCTGGATATGTTCAGCAATGGTGGCACGGATGGCGGGGCGGTACATGTAAGCGGAACGGGCGTCCCGACAGTGGTGCTCGGCCCCGCCACTCGCTACGGACACTGTGCCGCCTCGATTGCCGACTGCCGCGACATTCTGCAAACACAGCAGCTGTTGTCGGCGCTGATTACCGATCTTACGCGCGATACAGTGGCTCGCCTGACGGATTTCAGATGCTGA
- the pgtE gene encoding omptin family outer membrane protease PgtE, producing the protein MKKQVIAVMMIAVFSESAYAASTLFIPNFSPDSVTTSLSAGVLNGKSRELVYDTDTGRKISQLDWKIKNIAILQGDVSWEPYSFLTLNARGWTSLASGSGHMVDRDWMSSEQSGWTDRSIHPDTSANYANEYDFNVKGWLWQGDNYKAGVTVGYQETRFSWTARGGSYSYDNGQYIGNFPRGERGIGYSQRFEMPYIGLAGQYRINDFECNILFKYSDWVQAHDNDEHYMRDLTFREKTENSRYYGASINTGYYITSNAKIFADFAYSKYEEGKGGTQIIDKTNGDTAYFGGDAAGIANNNYTVTAGLQYRF; encoded by the coding sequence ATGAAAAAACAGGTTATTGCTGTAATGATGATTGCCGTATTTTCTGAATCGGCTTATGCGGCGTCCACCTTATTTATACCGAACTTCTCTCCTGATAGCGTCACGACATCCCTTTCCGCGGGCGTGTTAAATGGCAAATCCAGGGAACTGGTTTATGACACCGACACCGGGCGGAAGATTAGTCAACTGGACTGGAAAATAAAAAATATCGCCATTTTGCAGGGGGATGTTTCATGGGAGCCCTATTCGTTTTTGACGCTGAATGCCCGCGGTTGGACTTCTCTGGCGTCGGGGTCGGGTCATATGGTTGACCGCGACTGGATGAGCAGTGAGCAGTCAGGCTGGACCGATCGTTCAATTCATCCGGACACCAGCGCCAATTATGCTAATGAATACGATTTCAACGTAAAAGGCTGGTTATGGCAGGGCGATAACTATAAAGCGGGTGTCACAGTGGGTTATCAGGAAACCCGTTTTAGCTGGACGGCAAGAGGTGGATCGTATAGTTATGATAATGGTCAATACATTGGTAACTTTCCTCGCGGCGAACGCGGCATAGGCTATAGTCAGCGTTTTGAAATGCCCTATATTGGACTGGCAGGGCAATATCGTATTAATGATTTTGAGTGTAATATATTGTTTAAATACAGTGATTGGGTACAGGCGCATGATAATGACGAACACTACATGCGCGACCTTACTTTTCGTGAAAAAACGGAAAACTCACGGTATTATGGTGCCTCTATCAATACAGGGTATTATATTACCAGTAATGCAAAAATCTTTGCCGATTTCGCTTACAGTAAATATGAAGAAGGTAAGGGCGGTACGCAAATTATAGATAAAACCAACGGTGATACGGCGTATTTTGGTGGTGATGCCGCAGGTATCGCTAATAATAACTACACGGTTACCGCGGGACTTCAGTACCGCTTCTAG
- a CDS encoding YfdY family protein, which translates to MIYLWTFLAISILAVSGYIGQVMGAFSAVLSFTGMVILAALIYLLNVWLQDGDEFVSGLLLFLAPACGLIIRFMVGDGKR; encoded by the coding sequence ATGATCTATTTATGGACATTTCTTGCAATAAGTATACTTGCCGTGAGTGGCTATATCGGCCAGGTGATGGGCGCTTTTTCTGCGGTTTTATCTTTTACGGGAATGGTTATCCTTGCCGCACTGATTTATTTACTCAATGTGTGGTTGCAGGATGGCGATGAATTCGTTAGTGGATTATTGCTCTTCCTTGCGCCAGCGTGTGGGTTAATCATTCGCTTTATGGTGGGGGACGGCAAGCGTTAG
- the lpxP gene encoding kdo(2)-lipid IV(A) palmitoleoyltransferase, with protein MFPQSKFSCAFLHPRYWLTWFGVGVLWLLVQLPYPVLRFLGTRTGKLARPFLKRRESIAQKNIELCFPTLSREERETLIAENFHSLGMALLETGMAWFWPDNRVRKWFDVDGLDNLTRAQAQNRGVMVVGVHFMSLELGGRVMGLCQPMMATYRPHNNPLMEWVQTRGRMRSNKAMIGRNNLRGIVGALKKGEAVWFAPDQDYGPKGSSFAPFFAVENVATTNGTYVLSRLSGAAMLTVTMVRKSDNTGYRLFITPEMEGYPADESQAAAYMNKIIEKEIMRAPEQYLWIHRRFKTRPLGEASLYI; from the coding sequence ATGTTTCCTCAAAGCAAATTTTCATGCGCGTTTTTGCATCCGCGCTACTGGCTGACATGGTTTGGCGTCGGCGTCCTCTGGTTACTGGTGCAACTCCCCTATCCTGTTTTACGTTTTCTGGGCACCCGTACCGGTAAGTTGGCCCGCCCCTTCCTGAAACGGCGCGAATCGATCGCCCAGAAAAATATTGAGCTCTGTTTTCCAACGCTCTCCCGGGAAGAAAGAGAAACACTGATCGCCGAAAACTTCCATTCTCTTGGCATGGCATTGCTTGAAACAGGCATGGCCTGGTTCTGGCCAGATAACCGGGTCCGAAAATGGTTTGATGTAGACGGGCTGGATAACCTTACCCGCGCGCAGGCGCAAAATCGCGGCGTCATGGTGGTCGGCGTGCATTTTATGTCGCTGGAATTAGGAGGCCGGGTGATGGGTCTGTGTCAGCCGATGATGGCTACCTATCGTCCACATAACAATCCGCTCATGGAGTGGGTGCAAACGCGCGGCCGTATGCGTTCAAACAAAGCGATGATCGGCAGAAATAATCTGCGCGGCATCGTGGGAGCGCTGAAAAAAGGCGAAGCCGTTTGGTTTGCTCCCGATCAGGACTATGGCCCTAAAGGCAGCTCCTTTGCCCCCTTTTTCGCAGTTGAAAACGTCGCCACCACAAACGGTACCTATGTGCTATCCAGACTGTCTGGCGCCGCTATGTTGACCGTCACGATGGTGAGAAAAAGCGATAATACGGGCTATCGTTTATTTATTACGCCTGAAATGGAAGGTTACCCGGCCGATGAAAGCCAGGCCGCCGCTTACATGAATAAAATTATTGAGAAAGAGATCATGCGCGCGCCGGAGCAGTATCTCTGGATCCATCGCCGTTTCAAGACTCGCCCGCTGGGAGAAGCGTCGCTCTATATCTGA
- a CDS encoding AraC family transcriptional regulator has product MKNPDLPADQQFFADLFSGLVFNPQRLGHVWFASQPSSLPSGSLCIDLPRLDIVLRGEYGNQLEKTQHRLAEGEMLFIPARAANLPVSEKPVMLLSLVFAPSWLGLSFYENRSASLLRPVRRIELPHLQRGEGEAILTALTHLSRSPQEQNIIQPLVLSLLHMCRNVVNTRPDTCRPRTEFLYHSICNWVQDNYAQPLSRESVAQFFNITANHLSKLFTQHGTMSFVEYVRWVRMAKARIMLQKYHLPINEVALRCGYQDSDYFCRLFRRQFGLTPGDYSARFQ; this is encoded by the coding sequence ATGAAAAACCCAGACTTACCGGCAGACCAACAATTTTTTGCCGATCTGTTCAGCGGTCTGGTATTTAATCCACAACGGTTAGGGCATGTGTGGTTTGCCAGTCAACCCTCCTCTCTACCCTCCGGTAGCTTATGCATCGACCTGCCCCGGTTGGATATCGTGCTGCGTGGAGAATATGGTAATCAACTGGAAAAAACGCAGCATCGGCTGGCAGAAGGCGAAATGTTGTTTATTCCCGCGCGTGCGGCCAACCTGCCGGTAAGCGAAAAGCCAGTGATGTTGCTCAGTCTGGTATTCGCGCCTTCCTGGCTGGGGTTATCATTTTACGAGAATCGTTCAGCGTCGCTTTTGCGTCCGGTACGCCGTATTGAATTACCACATTTACAACGTGGCGAAGGCGAGGCAATACTGACCGCGCTTACTCATCTAAGCCGGTCGCCTCAGGAGCAGAATATTATCCAACCGCTGGTGCTCAGCCTGCTGCATATGTGCCGGAACGTGGTGAATACACGCCCTGATACCTGCCGTCCACGCACCGAATTTCTCTATCATAGTATCTGTAATTGGGTACAAGATAATTACGCCCAGCCGTTAAGCAGAGAAAGCGTGGCGCAGTTTTTTAATATCACCGCCAACCATCTGTCTAAACTTTTTACACAGCATGGCACAATGAGCTTTGTAGAGTATGTACGCTGGGTACGAATGGCAAAGGCGCGCATTATGCTGCAAAAATACCACTTGCCGATTAACGAAGTGGCGCTGCGTTGCGGATATCAGGATAGCGATTATTTTTGCCGCCTTTTCCGGCGTCAGTTTGGCCTGACGCCGGGGGATTACAGCGCGCGGTTTCAGTAA
- the ptsP gene encoding phosphoenolpyruvate--protein phosphotransferase — translation MLTIEFLCPLPNGIHARPAWELKEQCSQWQSDITFINYRHNTRADAKSSLALIGTSTLFNDSCALHISGRDEEQAKRTLEAWLTHQFIDSDSVQPGPAELAAHPLPRSLLRLNPDLLYGEVLASGVGEGILTLWQSDNLEGYRTIPVSAEDLTRLENSLATLAEQLNQQLRERDGESKTILSAHLSLIQDDEFVGNIRRLMVERHLALGAAIIANMEQVCSQLSASASDYLRERVSDIRDISEQLLHITWPERQPRNALVLTRPTILVAEDLTPSQFLSLDLQYLSGMILEKTGRTSHTLILARSSAIPVLSGLSAESIGRYATRPAVLDAQCGVLAISPNAAVLGYYAVAQKLADKQQQRQARDAALLACTQDNQRIDIAANIGTALEAPGAFANGAEGIGLFRTEMLFMDRDSAPDEQEQFEAYQQVLLAAGEKPVIFRTMDIGGDKNIRYLNIPQEENPFLGYRAVRIYPEFSGLFRTQLRAILRAAVSGNAQLMIPMVHSLDQILWVKSELKKAIEELKEERLRHVQSIPLGIMVEVPSVCYIIDHFCDEVDFFSIGSNDMTQYLYAVDRNNPRVSPLYNPITPSFLRMLQQIIHVAHERGKWVGICGELGGEGRYLPLLLGLGLDELSMSSPRIPAVKSQLRYLNSQACRALARQACECRSAQEIEALLNQFAPEKEVRPLLALENIVVGESLSNKEQVIQFLCGNLGVNGRTEHPFELEEDVWQREEIVTTAVGFGVAIPHTKSQWIRHSSISIARLTQPVDWQSEMGDVELVIMLTLGAEEGINHVKVFSQLARKLVNKSFRQSLFAADDAESILALLEAELTF, via the coding sequence ATGTTAACGATTGAATTTCTCTGCCCGCTGCCTAATGGTATTCATGCACGTCCCGCGTGGGAGTTGAAAGAGCAGTGTAGCCAGTGGCAAAGCGATATTACTTTTATTAATTATCGCCATAACACGCGGGCGGACGCGAAAAGCTCGTTGGCACTTATCGGCACGAGTACGTTGTTCAATGACAGTTGTGCGTTGCACATCAGTGGGCGTGACGAAGAACAGGCTAAACGAACACTGGAGGCCTGGCTTACGCACCAGTTTATCGACAGCGATAGCGTACAGCCTGGGCCCGCCGAACTGGCGGCGCATCCGCTGCCCCGATCGTTGCTTCGCCTGAACCCGGATTTGCTTTACGGTGAAGTACTGGCAAGCGGCGTTGGCGAAGGGATTCTGACGCTGTGGCAGAGCGATAACCTGGAGGGCTACCGCACCATTCCTGTAAGCGCGGAGGATCTTACCCGGCTGGAAAATAGTCTGGCGACGCTGGCGGAACAGCTTAATCAACAGCTTCGCGAGCGTGACGGCGAGAGTAAAACCATTTTAAGCGCTCATCTTTCGCTGATTCAGGACGATGAGTTCGTAGGGAATATCAGGCGCTTAATGGTTGAACGCCATCTGGCGCTGGGCGCGGCGATTATTGCCAATATGGAGCAGGTTTGCAGCCAGCTTTCGGCCTCGGCAAGTGACTATCTGCGCGAGCGGGTGAGCGACATTCGTGATATTAGCGAGCAACTGCTGCATATTACCTGGCCTGAAAGGCAGCCGCGTAATGCGCTGGTGTTAACACGTCCCACTATTCTGGTGGCGGAAGACTTGACGCCCAGCCAGTTTTTAAGCCTTGATTTACAGTACTTGTCCGGCATGATCCTGGAAAAAACCGGGCGGACGTCACATACCTTGATTCTGGCGCGCTCCTCCGCGATCCCGGTGCTTAGCGGGCTGTCTGCCGAGTCCATTGGCCGCTATGCAACCCGGCCTGCTGTCCTGGATGCGCAGTGCGGCGTACTGGCCATTAGCCCAAATGCAGCAGTGCTCGGCTATTACGCCGTAGCGCAGAAACTGGCGGATAAACAGCAACAACGGCAGGCGCGTGATGCGGCGCTGCTTGCCTGTACGCAGGATAACCAGCGTATCGATATCGCGGCGAATATTGGCACTGCTTTGGAGGCGCCTGGCGCCTTTGCCAACGGTGCGGAAGGAATAGGTCTGTTTCGTACAGAAATGTTGTTTATGGATCGCGACAGCGCGCCGGATGAGCAGGAGCAGTTTGAAGCCTACCAACAGGTATTGCTGGCGGCGGGCGAGAAACCTGTGATTTTCCGTACAATGGATATTGGCGGCGATAAAAATATCCGCTATCTCAATATCCCGCAGGAAGAAAACCCTTTCCTTGGCTATCGTGCGGTGCGCATCTACCCTGAATTTTCCGGACTTTTTCGCACTCAACTTCGCGCTATTTTGCGGGCTGCTGTTTCCGGCAATGCACAGTTGATGATTCCGATGGTACATAGTCTTGACCAGATTTTATGGGTAAAAAGCGAACTGAAAAAAGCGATTGAGGAGCTGAAAGAGGAAAGGTTGCGCCATGTGCAGTCTATTCCACTGGGGATTATGGTTGAAGTGCCGTCGGTTTGTTACATCATCGACCACTTCTGTGATGAAGTGGATTTTTTTAGCATCGGTTCGAATGATATGACGCAATATCTGTACGCGGTTGATCGTAATAATCCGCGGGTCTCGCCGCTGTATAATCCAATTACACCATCGTTTTTACGGATGCTGCAGCAGATTATCCATGTTGCTCATGAACGGGGGAAGTGGGTCGGTATTTGCGGAGAACTGGGGGGAGAAGGTCGCTATTTGCCGTTACTTTTGGGGCTGGGTCTGGATGAATTGAGTATGAGCAGTCCACGTATCCCGGCGGTGAAAAGCCAGCTACGCTATCTGAATAGCCAGGCATGTCGGGCGCTGGCGCGTCAGGCGTGCGAGTGTCGCAGCGCCCAGGAGATAGAAGCGCTACTGAATCAATTCGCGCCGGAAAAAGAGGTGCGTCCGCTGTTGGCGCTGGAAAATATTGTTGTCGGTGAGTCGCTCAGTAATAAAGAGCAGGTTATCCAGTTTCTGTGCGGCAACCTTGGCGTTAACGGGCGTACTGAACACCCCTTTGAACTCGAAGAAGATGTCTGGCAGCGTGAGGAGATTGTGACTACTGCTGTCGGTTTTGGTGTGGCTATTCCTCATACGAAATCGCAATGGATCCGCCACTCGTCGATCAGCATTGCGCGCCTCACACAACCTGTAGACTGGCAGTCGGAGATGGGAGACGTGGAGTTGGTCATTATGCTGACGCTCGGGGCGGAGGAAGGGATAAATCATGTGAAGGTTTTTTCGCAGCTCGCCCGTAAGCTGGTGAATAAAAGCTTCCGTCAGTCGTTGTTTGCCGCCGATGATGCCGAAAGTATTCTGGCATTACTGGAGGCGGAATTAACGTTCTGA
- the ypdK gene encoding membrane protein YpdK — translation MKYFFMGISFMVIVWAGTFALMI, via the coding sequence GTGAAATATTTCTTTATGGGCATTTCATTTATGGTCATCGTTTGGGCCGGTACTTTCGCCCTGATGATTTAA